GACGTTCCAGGCCCAGATCGTCGTCATGCAACACCCCTCGGTCATCACGGCCGGGTACACGCCGGTCTTCCACGCCCACACGGCGCAGGTCGCCTGTACGATCGAGTCCATCGACAAGAAGATGGATCCCGCGAGCGGCGAAGTCGCCGAGGAGAACCCCGACTACATCCAGTCGGGCGACGCCGCCGTCGTGACGATCCGTCCGCAGAAGCCGCTGTCGATCGAACCGTCGAGCGAGATCCCCGAACTCGGGAGCTTCGCCATCCGCGACATGGGCCAGACCATCGCGGCCGGCAAGGTCCTCGAAGTCAACGAGAAGTAGATCGATGCAACAGGCACGCGTTCGACTCGCGGGCACGAGTCCGGAAGACCTCGACGAGATCTGTGCGGACGTCCGCGAGATCGCGAACAACACCGGCGTCAACCTGAGCGGGCCGATCCCGCTCCCGACGAAGACGCTCGAGGTGCCGACCCGCAAGTCGCCCGACGGCGAGGGCACCGCTACGTGGGAGCACTGGGAGATGCGCGTCCACAAGCGCCTGATCGACCTGGACGCCGACGAACGCGCACTCCGCCAGCTCATGCGCATTCAGGTGCCAAACGACGTCTCGATCGAGATCGTCCTCGAAGACTGATCGAGGTCGCGATCGCGATTCTCCCGCTCGCAACCGCCCAGCCGTAGCTGTCGCCGACGGGGCGCCGAGCGCTTTTGTGTCGGTCCGTCGTAGAACGTACATGACCGTCGCCGGCGGCAACGGGACCGGGACCGAGAGCCCGGTCGTCGAGACGCTCGCGCTGTTCGTCGTCGTCTTCGCCCTCCAGGGGGTCGCCTACGCCGTCGGCCGGACGGCGCTGGTGGTCGGCCTGTTTGCCCTCTCGCCGCCGCTCGAAGCGAACCCGTGGACGATCGTCACGAGCGTCTACGCCCACGACGGTCTCGCGCACCTCCTCTCGAACGGCGTCGCGCTCGTGCTGTTCGGCTGGCCGATCGCCCGCGCGACGACCCGGCTACGGTTTCACGCCTTTTTCGTCGCGACGGGGGCGTTCGCAGGCGTCGCTCAGGTCTGGGTCAGCGGTGCAGTCTTCGGCGTCGACAACCCCGAGGTCCTCGGCGCCAGCGGCGCCGTCTTCGCGCTGATGGGGTACCTGCTGGCCGGCAACCGCCTCGCGGACGGGCTGGCCGCCCGGGTCGAGGTCCCCCGCTGGGCGACGCTCGCTGCGTTCGTCGCCCTCGCGGCGATCATCACCGTCGCGACCGCCGCGCCCCAGGTGGCGCTGATCGCCCACTTCGCCGGCTTCCTGCTGGGGCTCGTGGCGGGCAGGGCGGGCGTACTGGAGCCGAGGACCCGGCGGGCACTCGCTACGTGAGTCCCACCCACGGCACCGCCGAAACACAAGGTACAAATAGAAACCGCGGATAGAAACGTGCGAGGGCTCGTAGATCAGCGGCAGATCGCTTCCTTCGCAAGGAAGAGGCCCCGGGTTCAAATCCCGGCGAGTCCACTTCTGCACGTCGCTACGCTCGTTCAGTCGTGACTCGCCGACCATCGCAAACGCGAAGCGTGCGCTCAGGCCCGGCACGTCCACTCCGATTCTGCCGTCTTTCGGAGCCGGCCGTATCGATAGCGACTGACGCTGCAACGTCTGTCGACGAAGTCTTCGCTCACCCCGTCGAGCGGGCCGTGGCCGACGGCCCGCTGGCTCCCGACCGACGTGCGGTACGATGTCGCGACCGGACACTGGCCGGGAAAGCCGGTTACACGGCGTGAGATGCGTCTGTAGCACTCACGGCAGAAGGGCTATCAGAGAAGCAGCGACTACTGTCACCCGATGTTCTCTCGACGAGGGGTCCTCACGGCTGGAACGGGCATCGCTCTCGCAGGCTGTTCGGCGCTCGACGGCGCAAGCGCACGGATCGCGCGTCTCCGACTGGAAAACGACGACGCGAGCGCTCACGAGTTCTCGGTAGCTGTGAGCATCGATGGCGAGACGAGATACGACGAACCGCATCGGATCGCCGCCGACGGGGACGAGTCGGCCGTGGAACTGACCGACGAACTTCCGGACGAACGGGGGGTGATAACTATCGAAACGGCGATCGACGAGGCCGGGATCACGGAGTCGACGACCGTTGACGATGCCAGATGTTACGACGTTATCGCCGAGTACACCGGCGACAACCTGATCCACTGGCAAAGCGGGAGTAGCGAGGGGTGTGACGCGTTTATCGAGGAATGAAACTGGGGAACACCGCCCTCCGAGACGGCCGGAGCCGTGCCAAAGGATTTCAGTCAGTCGGGAGAACATAGACGGAAGTGATGAACTTGGACCGGAAGCTACGGTGGCGGGAAGCACGGCATCGAACTGGTTCAGCGTCGCAGGTAGACGTGAGTAGTGATCGGAAATGGTGAACCCGGCCCGTGTCGACGCGGTCGTCGACCTCGCTTACGGGGCGTTGATCATCCTCGCGATCGGGCTGATCGCGACGGTCGAATTCAGCGTCGGGATCGCCTTCGGACTCGGCGTCTTCTCCGCGTACATCCTTCACGTGGTCTGGAAGATGGCCCGGTTCGATCCCGACTGGATGACCCGGACCGTCGAGGAGACGGTCGGTGAAACCGTCGAACAGAAAGTCGAGGAGACGGTCGGCGAAACCGTCGAACAATCGGTCGAAAAGACGGTCGGTGAAACCGTCGAACAATCGGTCGAAAAGACGGTCGGTGAACAGATCGAGACGGTGCAGGCGCAGGTCGAGGCCGTCGACGAACGCGTCGATCGACGGCCGCGCCAGGAGCAGGTCGAAGAACTCATCGACGAGTCGGCCGAGGACGACTCCGACACGTAGCGGTTCGGACGCGGGCGGGCGTCAGCGCACGAGCGTTACCGGCACCGGTGCCCGTTTGGACACCGTCTCGGCGACGTTGCCGACGAGAAAGCGGCGCGTCGCGCGCCGCCAGTCTTCGCCGTGACTGCCGAGTACAACCGTGTCGTAGTCGCCGGCACGATCGATCACGTTCCGGGCCGGGTGGCCCACGCCGACGGCCGTGTCGATCTCTCGATCACGCTCGTCGGCGATCGCGCGAGCGCGTTCGAAAACCGGTTCGGCGCGGTCGGCGGCGGCCTCGTCGATGTCGTCTTCGAGCGCGAGACCGACTGCGTCGCCCATCATCATCGACGGGACGCCGACGACGTGTAAGACGGTCACCTCGGCATCGGGGTGGTTGTCGAGTGCGTACTCTAGAGCGTGTTCAGCGTGGTCGGAGTCGTCCATCGGAACGAGAACGCGCGAGAGCATGGTGTCGTATTCACCGTCCAGCCGTAAATACTCGGTCAGGCAACTCCGGGCACGACGATGAAGAACCCGTAGGCGAGGATCGTCGACATCGACGGACCGATGACCCACATCGAGACGTACTTGACGATCGCCCGTGGGTTAAAGAGGTTGGCCGCGTCGATCACCTCGTCGGGTTCTTGCTCGCCGATCGCCGGTGTCGGCGTCGCTTCCTGTTCCTCAGCGACGATGGCGCCCAGTTCGATATCGCGGTTTTCGACGTCACCGGTGACCGCCTCGCGAACGGTGACCGGACGGGTCGCTCGGCCCCACCCGATGCCAACGATCGTCATCACCGTCGCCATCACGAGGCTGATCGGGATCCCGAGCCACGAGAGGGTGGTCGTAATCGTCGATGCCGTTATCATGACGAACAGCGCGGCGAGCAGTGGAATGTCGCTCAGTTCGCCGCCGACCGACTCCATCGTTCGGCGGGCGATCGTAAACCCGCCGAATCCGATCGCGAGCGTGGCGAGGACGATCGCGGTGTCCGTGCCGAGTCCACCGACACCGCCGACCAGTGGTGCGGCGGCGTTCGGAACGTTACTCGCACCGGCGCTGAACGCCATGTAACAGCCGATAACGAAGACGACCAGCGTCGTGGTAAACTCCGACCACGTGGTGTTCGGGCCGAACGCCGGCGTCGGAAGTCGTCCCCCCCGATCGAGGACCAGTAACGGCCCGTCGGACTTTTCGATTCGAACCCGACGGTTGACCGCCGGATAGACGTAACGACCGATGATGACGCCGATCCACAGCCCAAGAACCGGGGTGACGATCCACCACGAGAGGATCTCCGCGATCGTCGCGTAGTTCAGCGTATCCGTCGCGAGTCCGAGTCCGGCGATGGCGCCGACGGTCGTCATCGACGTCGGGACGGGGACGCCGAAGAGATTGGCGACGAGGATCCCAAGCCCGATGAAAAAGAGGACGGCGACGCCCGCCGTCAGCGTGAGATCGGTCGTGATGATGCCCTCGCTGAGCGTCTTCATGACGTTCCGGCCGACGGTCCACCCGCCGAAGAAAACGAAGAACGTCATGACTGCCGCGGCCGTCGTCTTCGTCACGATTCCGGCACCGACCGAGGGCCCCCACGTGATGCCCGTCGACGAGCCGCCGATGTTGAACCCGACGAATATTGACGCGACGACCCCGACTAATAAAACGGTCTCGACCATCGTCGGATACTACAGGGGTGCGGGTGAAATAAGTAGTGTAGCGGGACCGTCGTCTCGCCCGGTACGTCCTCCTCCGGCAGAGCGATCACCGCCCTCGCGGCTACCGTCGGACCCCGCGATAGGTGCGGTCCTCGGCCGGCCGCCGCCGCGCTCGAACGTCGTCGACGTGGTTTCGACAGCCGTGATCGCCGGCGCGGGCCTGCCTTCCGGCCGTACGGCTTCCGTTGGCCGAGCAGGGGCAAGCGCTAACATCCACCGTGGTGTTCGTCCACACAGGTGAGTCGGGAATGGATCGTCCGGGTACGGAGGCGGGGGGACACGGAGCGACGGGCGCCGGCCGACCGACGGGGCCGGGACGCCGTCGGCACCCGCGGCCATGACCTTCCCCGACCTCGCGGTGAACCTCGTCTACACCGTCCTGTGTCTGGTACCGGGGTT
The Salinilacihabitans rarus DNA segment above includes these coding regions:
- the rpsJ gene encoding 30S ribosomal protein S10 yields the protein MQQARVRLAGTSPEDLDEICADVREIANNTGVNLSGPIPLPTKTLEVPTRKSPDGEGTATWEHWEMRVHKRLIDLDADERALRQLMRIQVPNDVSIEIVLED
- a CDS encoding rhomboid family intramembrane serine protease produces the protein MTVAGGNGTGTESPVVETLALFVVVFALQGVAYAVGRTALVVGLFALSPPLEANPWTIVTSVYAHDGLAHLLSNGVALVLFGWPIARATTRLRFHAFFVATGAFAGVAQVWVSGAVFGVDNPEVLGASGAVFALMGYLLAGNRLADGLAARVEVPRWATLAAFVALAAIITVATAAPQVALIAHFAGFLLGLVAGRAGVLEPRTRRALAT
- a CDS encoding universal stress protein encodes the protein MLSRVLVPMDDSDHAEHALEYALDNHPDAEVTVLHVVGVPSMMMGDAVGLALEDDIDEAAADRAEPVFERARAIADERDREIDTAVGVGHPARNVIDRAGDYDTVVLGSHGEDWRRATRRFLVGNVAETVSKRAPVPVTLVR
- a CDS encoding inorganic phosphate transporter yields the protein MVETVLLVGVVASIFVGFNIGGSSTGITWGPSVGAGIVTKTTAAAVMTFFVFFGGWTVGRNVMKTLSEGIITTDLTLTAGVAVLFFIGLGILVANLFGVPVPTSMTTVGAIAGLGLATDTLNYATIAEILSWWIVTPVLGLWIGVIIGRYVYPAVNRRVRIEKSDGPLLVLDRGGRLPTPAFGPNTTWSEFTTTLVVFVIGCYMAFSAGASNVPNAAAPLVGGVGGLGTDTAIVLATLAIGFGGFTIARRTMESVGGELSDIPLLAALFVMITASTITTTLSWLGIPISLVMATVMTIVGIGWGRATRPVTVREAVTGDVENRDIELGAIVAEEQEATPTPAIGEQEPDEVIDAANLFNPRAIVKYVSMWVIGPSMSTILAYGFFIVVPGVA